The Rissa tridactyla isolate bRisTri1 chromosome 6, bRisTri1.patW.cur.20221130, whole genome shotgun sequence genome includes a region encoding these proteins:
- the CUEDC2 gene encoding CUE domain-containing protein 2 isoform X1, which produces MEVERIIRDTLTRFIQSHIPAADLSGMDDVFFSYITSVLEELGSPESSEETFDMDTFVEMMEAYIPGFAEIHSEDVCEMMFSLSERLGEARNKEKPGQKAVESRSEAPSEDLTKGQEPGAGACNRERLFTPTDGAEAQEGDDLKDGVELLLEMFPACTVSQAEKALAMALGNLEEAVQLIVEEKVEIGPAGASVKELARPRRAPNHEELKQVILEKYMMVDSADDQKTHRPAPPKEVRKAVPAHQQFECPLATRFKNFAFCPKSKGAGQRQGPFTEPASQQRGKISLAKVLQGLSVRTIPH; this is translated from the exons ATGGAGGTTGAAAGAATCATTCGAGACACACTGACACGCTTCATCCAGTCCCACATCCCTGCAGCAGACCTCAG TGGGATGGATGATGTTTTCTTCTCTTATATCACGAGTGTCCTAGAAGAGCTGGGCTCACCAGAGTCCTCCGAGGAGACTTTTGACATGGACACCTTTGTGGAAATGATGGAGGCATATATCCCTGGTTTTGCAGAAATCCACAG TGAAGATGTTTGTGAAATGATGTTCTCCCTCTCAGAAAGGCTTGGTGAAGCTCGCAACAAAG AAAAACCTGGTCAAAAGGCGGTGGAAAGCAGGAGCGAAGCACCCTCTGAAGACCTGACCAAGGGCCAGGAGCCTGGAGCAGGAGCATGCAACAGGGAAAGGCTGTTTACTCCAACAGACGGAGCTGAGGCCCAG GAAGGCGATGACTTGAAGGATGGGGTGGAGCTGCTACTGGAGATGTTTCCAGCTTGTACCGTGAGCCAGGCAGAGAAGGCACTTGCTATGGCCTTGGGGAACTTGGAGGAGGCAGTGCAGTTAATTgtggaggagaaggtggaaaTTGGCCCAGCAGGTGCGAGTGTGAAG GAACTGGCACGGCCCCGCAGAGCGCCCAACCACGAGGAACTAAAACAGGTTATCCTAGAGAA ATACATGATGGTGGATAGTGCAGACGATCAGAAAACACATCGGCCAGCTCCGCCCAAAGAGGTAAGAAAAGCAGTCCCAGCTCACCAGCAGTTTGAATGTCCTTTGGCAACAAGgtttaaaaattttgctttttgtccAAAAAGCAAAGGGGCAGGCCAAAGACAAGGACCATTCACAGAGCCTGCTAGTCAGCAAAGAGGGAAGATTAGCTTAGCTAAGGTGCTGCAGGGTCTGTCAGTTCGTACCATTCCTCACTAG
- the CUEDC2 gene encoding CUE domain-containing protein 2 isoform X2, translating to MEVERIIRDTLTRFIQSHIPAADLSGMDDVFFSYITSVLEELGSPESSEETFDMDTFVEMMEAYIPGFAEIHSEDVCEMMFSLSERLGEARNKEKPGQKAVESRSEAPSEDLTKGQEPGAGACNRERLFTPTDGAEAQEGDDLKDGVELLLEMFPACTVSQAEKALAMALGNLEEAVQLIVEEKVEIGPAGASVKELARPRRAPNHEELKQVILEKYMMVDSADDQKTHRPAPPKEAPKKLIRYIDNQVVSTKGERYKDIKKPESEEMKRTYISLKPARKYKFH from the exons ATGGAGGTTGAAAGAATCATTCGAGACACACTGACACGCTTCATCCAGTCCCACATCCCTGCAGCAGACCTCAG TGGGATGGATGATGTTTTCTTCTCTTATATCACGAGTGTCCTAGAAGAGCTGGGCTCACCAGAGTCCTCCGAGGAGACTTTTGACATGGACACCTTTGTGGAAATGATGGAGGCATATATCCCTGGTTTTGCAGAAATCCACAG TGAAGATGTTTGTGAAATGATGTTCTCCCTCTCAGAAAGGCTTGGTGAAGCTCGCAACAAAG AAAAACCTGGTCAAAAGGCGGTGGAAAGCAGGAGCGAAGCACCCTCTGAAGACCTGACCAAGGGCCAGGAGCCTGGAGCAGGAGCATGCAACAGGGAAAGGCTGTTTACTCCAACAGACGGAGCTGAGGCCCAG GAAGGCGATGACTTGAAGGATGGGGTGGAGCTGCTACTGGAGATGTTTCCAGCTTGTACCGTGAGCCAGGCAGAGAAGGCACTTGCTATGGCCTTGGGGAACTTGGAGGAGGCAGTGCAGTTAATTgtggaggagaaggtggaaaTTGGCCCAGCAGGTGCGAGTGTGAAG GAACTGGCACGGCCCCGCAGAGCGCCCAACCACGAGGAACTAAAACAGGTTATCCTAGAGAA ATACATGATGGTGGATAGTGCAGACGATCAGAAAACACATCGGCCAGCTCCGCCCAAAGAG GCTCCCAAGAAGTTGATCCGCTATATCGATAACCAGGTGGTGAGTACAAAGGGAGAGAGGTACAAAGACATCAAGAAGCCTGAAAGCGAGGAGATGAAGAGAACCTACATCAGCCTCAAACCTGCCAGGAAGTACAAGTTCCACTGA